A single window of Pseudoduganella plicata DNA harbors:
- a CDS encoding TonB-dependent receptor domain-containing protein codes for MKKKKLLAALIGAQCAQFMPLLAHAQSTQAAEAPAAGAAPTAVIVTGSRIARATLEGPSAVTILKGEDITRQGYKNVFDALNNQAQNSGFVQGADYGNTFTPSANTISLRGLGPNHTLILLNGRRLADFPTAYEGTVNFTNLANIPSSIVERIEILSGGASAIYGSDAIAGVINIILKTKAEGFDVNVKGGTSSRGGGGDRRVQFTGGQTFGKLTTVFSLELSERDRLSTLQRDFMAERDGTPTNILSRRNLDTGKYVSLGNACNDFADMFDNSVFSYTAKAGAYCASRKAANTHWTLQTENRSKNAFASATYDLGEAVLFADVLLGRNDTASNTRGPSWTADSIGNSYFLNQNTGAYEEWRRYISPQETGSVQRYDRTWEDRALAASLGVRGNIGQTGWKYEAGYSASAYKSENHVPRALANIDSFFLGPRLGTDADGVAIYAPDPARLTRRLTPAEFDSITGQADSDDESWTHTLSASVNGKLLDLPAGPLQLAAVLEAGRQGFTNAPDPRINEGYFNLVPGSFVTAGTRTRYAAGAELNIPLLSTLTGTLAGRYDRYEFAERRNGKFTYNAGLEFRPRKDLLLRANYATSFRAPDMNYIYKARGTGYYSSTTDYYRCAVAGEPLASCEYADASPGADYVQYGSRDLKPEQGKSYGAGIVWSPSSAFDVSLDYWNIKIDDLVVNLDADKLLRDEAACRLGGLDSASSLCVDTVSRITRYADNSPNRPGEIKEIRVNPINAAKESVSGFDVSAKYALRTSDYGTFTVRGNYTKTITRRSQQFEGDEVQDRLHALDSSDWPDKLSTSVNWDRGPISATLFATRYGKIPNSEQTGYITPTTLVNASAVYRFSDRLTLSLIVNNLFNKVKEDRSGGWPYYPIGNYSPLGRIGWVELNYHFGS; via the coding sequence ATGAAGAAGAAAAAACTGCTTGCCGCGCTCATCGGCGCTCAATGCGCCCAATTTATGCCGCTGCTGGCACACGCCCAGTCCACGCAGGCCGCCGAAGCACCGGCAGCCGGTGCCGCGCCCACGGCCGTCATCGTCACGGGCTCGCGCATTGCCCGTGCCACCCTGGAAGGGCCATCGGCCGTCACGATTCTCAAGGGTGAGGACATCACGCGCCAGGGCTACAAGAACGTTTTCGACGCGTTGAACAACCAGGCGCAGAACAGCGGCTTCGTGCAGGGCGCCGATTACGGCAACACGTTTACGCCATCGGCCAACACGATCAGCCTGCGCGGGCTGGGTCCGAACCACACGCTGATCCTGCTGAACGGCCGCCGACTGGCCGACTTCCCGACCGCCTACGAAGGCACGGTCAACTTCACCAACCTGGCCAATATCCCGTCCAGCATCGTCGAGCGCATCGAGATCCTGTCCGGCGGCGCTTCCGCGATCTACGGATCGGACGCCATCGCGGGCGTCATCAACATCATCCTGAAGACCAAGGCCGAGGGCTTCGACGTCAACGTCAAGGGCGGCACGTCGTCGCGCGGGGGCGGCGGCGACCGGCGCGTGCAATTCACGGGCGGCCAGACGTTCGGCAAGCTGACGACGGTGTTCAGCCTGGAACTGTCGGAACGGGACCGGCTGTCGACCTTGCAGCGCGACTTCATGGCCGAACGCGATGGCACGCCCACGAACATCCTGTCGCGCCGCAATCTCGACACGGGCAAGTACGTCAGCCTGGGCAATGCCTGCAACGACTTCGCCGACATGTTCGACAACAGCGTCTTCAGTTATACGGCCAAGGCAGGGGCCTACTGCGCCAGCCGCAAGGCCGCCAATACGCACTGGACGCTGCAGACGGAGAACCGCAGCAAGAACGCCTTCGCCAGTGCCACCTATGACCTGGGCGAGGCCGTACTGTTTGCCGACGTTCTGCTGGGCCGCAACGACACCGCCAGCAATACGCGCGGCCCGTCGTGGACCGCGGACTCGATCGGCAACAGCTACTTCCTGAACCAGAACACGGGTGCCTACGAGGAGTGGCGACGCTATATCTCGCCGCAGGAAACGGGCAGCGTGCAGCGCTACGACCGCACGTGGGAAGACCGCGCGCTGGCCGCATCCCTGGGCGTGCGCGGCAATATCGGCCAGACGGGCTGGAAGTACGAGGCCGGCTACAGCGCCTCCGCTTACAAGAGCGAAAACCACGTGCCGCGTGCGCTGGCCAATATCGACAGCTTCTTCCTCGGTCCGCGCCTGGGCACGGATGCGGACGGCGTCGCCATCTACGCGCCCGATCCGGCGCGCCTGACGCGGCGCCTGACACCGGCCGAATTCGACTCGATCACGGGCCAGGCCGACAGCGACGACGAATCGTGGACGCACACCCTTTCGGCCAGCGTCAACGGCAAACTGCTCGACCTGCCGGCCGGTCCGCTGCAGCTGGCGGCCGTGCTGGAGGCGGGCCGCCAGGGCTTCACCAACGCACCAGACCCGCGTATCAACGAAGGCTACTTCAACCTGGTGCCGGGCAGCTTCGTCACGGCGGGAACGCGCACCCGCTACGCGGCCGGCGCCGAACTGAACATCCCGCTGCTGTCCACGCTGACCGGCACGCTGGCCGGCCGCTATGACCGCTATGAGTTCGCCGAGCGCCGCAACGGCAAGTTCACGTACAACGCCGGTCTCGAATTCCGGCCGCGCAAGGACCTGCTGCTGCGCGCGAACTACGCCACCAGCTTCCGCGCGCCTGACATGAACTACATCTACAAGGCGCGCGGCACGGGCTACTACTCGTCCACCACGGACTATTACCGCTGCGCAGTCGCAGGCGAGCCGCTGGCCTCGTGCGAATATGCCGACGCGTCGCCCGGCGCCGACTACGTGCAGTACGGCAGCCGCGACCTGAAGCCGGAGCAGGGCAAGTCGTACGGCGCGGGCATCGTCTGGTCGCCCAGCAGCGCGTTCGACGTGTCGCTGGACTACTGGAACATCAAGATCGACGACCTGGTCGTGAACCTCGATGCGGACAAGCTGCTGCGCGACGAAGCGGCCTGCCGCCTGGGCGGACTGGATAGTGCCTCGTCGCTGTGCGTCGATACCGTCAGCCGCATCACGCGCTACGCCGACAACTCGCCGAACCGCCCTGGCGAGATCAAGGAGATCCGCGTCAATCCGATCAACGCGGCCAAGGAAAGCGTCAGCGGCTTCGACGTCAGCGCGAAATATGCGCTGCGCACGAGCGACTACGGCACGTTCACGGTGCGCGGCAACTACACGAAAACGATCACGCGCCGCTCGCAGCAGTTCGAAGGCGACGAGGTGCAGGACCGCCTGCACGCCCTGGACAGCAGCGACTGGCCGGACAAGCTGTCGACAAGCGTCAACTGGGACCGGGGCCCCATCTCGGCCACGTTGTTCGCGACCCGTTACGGCAAGATCCCGAACTCGGAGCAGACCGGCTACATCACGCCGACGACGCTCGTCAACGCCAGCGCCGTGTACCGCTTCAGCGATCGCCTGACCTTGTCCCTGATCGTCAATAACCTGTTCAACAAGGTAAAGGAAGATCGTTCCGGCGGCTGGCCGTACTACCCGATCGGCAACTACAGCCCACTGGGCCGCATCGGCTGGGTCGAGCTGAATTACCACTTCGGTTCGTAG
- a CDS encoding M14 family metallopeptidase, with protein MIRTALPSVLSLSLLAAFPLSHAATDLTTVAERSGFEATGRYDEVIKLCDGFQKAYPKSVRCFEFGRTPEGRPMLALAVSKTGALTAAAARKKNLPVLLVQGGIHAGEIDGKDAGFLALRHALDGKAASGTLDKQVLLFVPVFNVDGHERFGKWNRPNQRGPVEMGWRVTAQNYNLNRDYVKADAPEMQAMLALVNSWDPLAYIDLHVTDGAKFQPDVSIQVEPVHGGDEALKTAGTALRDNVMADLRKGGSDPKHFYISFAKTDEPQSGFVDEMSTARFSTGYFQLRNRFAMLVETHSWKDYPTRVKITYNTIVSLMDQVARHGTEWRKEALAADARSAALAGREFPLSYRTTDKTEMIDFAGYEYTRTPSDVSGGVWTKYDETKPQKWTVPLREEIVPDRVITAPAGGYIVPAAQASLVAPKLKQHGVTFKVLAAAPGKVDVEAFRAESTKLSPNSVEGHQTMALDGSWQREARDIGAGALFVPIAQPKARLVMTMLEPQGADSLAAWGMFNVSFERKEYMEEYVAEEVAREQLQDPQVAAAFKAKLESDPAFAKNPRARLEFFAKRHASWDERFNLYPVYRTARVY; from the coding sequence ATGATTCGTACCGCCTTGCCGTCAGTCCTGTCGCTGTCCCTGCTCGCCGCATTCCCCTTGAGCCATGCCGCAACCGATCTCACCACCGTGGCGGAACGATCCGGGTTCGAGGCCACGGGCCGTTACGATGAAGTGATCAAGCTGTGCGACGGATTCCAGAAGGCCTATCCGAAGTCGGTGCGGTGCTTCGAGTTCGGCCGCACGCCGGAAGGGCGGCCGATGCTGGCGCTGGCCGTGTCGAAGACGGGCGCCCTGACCGCCGCGGCGGCGAGGAAAAAGAACCTGCCGGTACTGCTGGTGCAGGGCGGCATCCACGCCGGCGAAATCGATGGCAAGGATGCCGGCTTCCTGGCGCTGCGCCACGCGCTCGACGGCAAGGCGGCCAGCGGCACGCTGGATAAACAGGTGCTGCTGTTCGTCCCCGTGTTCAACGTCGATGGCCATGAGCGCTTCGGCAAATGGAACCGCCCGAACCAGCGCGGCCCGGTGGAGATGGGCTGGCGCGTGACGGCGCAGAACTACAACCTCAATCGCGACTACGTCAAGGCAGATGCGCCGGAGATGCAGGCGATGCTGGCGCTGGTGAACAGCTGGGACCCGCTGGCGTACATCGACCTGCACGTGACGGACGGCGCCAAGTTCCAGCCGGACGTGTCGATCCAGGTCGAGCCGGTGCACGGCGGCGACGAGGCTCTCAAGACGGCCGGCACGGCGCTGCGCGACAACGTCATGGCCGACCTGCGCAAGGGGGGCTCCGATCCCAAGCACTTTTATATCTCGTTCGCGAAAACGGACGAACCGCAGTCCGGCTTTGTCGACGAGATGTCGACGGCGCGCTTCTCGACAGGTTACTTCCAGCTGCGCAACCGCTTCGCCATGCTGGTCGAAACGCACTCGTGGAAGGACTATCCGACGCGTGTGAAAATCACGTACAACACGATCGTCTCGCTGATGGACCAGGTGGCGCGGCACGGCACCGAATGGCGCAAGGAGGCGCTGGCGGCGGACGCCCGTTCGGCAGCGCTGGCGGGACGTGAATTCCCGCTCAGCTACCGCACGACGGACAAGACCGAAATGATCGACTTCGCCGGCTACGAATACACGCGCACGCCGTCCGATGTGTCCGGCGGCGTCTGGACGAAATACGACGAAACAAAGCCGCAGAAGTGGACCGTGCCGCTGCGCGAGGAGATCGTGCCTGACCGCGTGATCACGGCGCCGGCCGGCGGCTACATCGTCCCCGCCGCGCAGGCATCGCTGGTGGCGCCAAAGCTGAAGCAGCACGGCGTGACGTTCAAGGTGCTGGCCGCTGCGCCGGGCAAGGTGGACGTCGAGGCGTTCCGCGCCGAGAGCACGAAGCTGTCTCCCAATTCGGTCGAAGGCCACCAGACGATGGCACTGGACGGCAGCTGGCAGCGGGAAGCGCGCGACATCGGCGCCGGCGCGCTGTTCGTGCCGATCGCACAGCCGAAGGCCCGCCTCGTGATGACGATGCTGGAACCGCAGGGCGCCGACTCGCTGGCCGCGTGGGGCATGTTCAACGTGTCGTTCGAGCGCAAGGAGTACATGGAGGAATACGTCGCCGAGGAAGTGGCGCGCGAGCAGCTGCAGGACCCGCAAGTTGCGGCCGCGTTCAAGGCGAAGCTGGAGAGCGATCCGGCCTTTGCAAAGAATCCGCGCGCGCGCCTGGAGTTCTTCGCCAAGCGCCATGCATCGTGGGATGAGCGGTTCAACCTGTATCCTGTGTACCGCACGGCGCGGGTGTACTGA
- the ttcA gene encoding tRNA 2-thiocytidine(32) synthetase TtcA, translating to MNAVIDTPVSEKAAEKVAYENNKLHKRLCRLVGQAIGDFNMIEDGDKVMVCLSGGKDSYALLDILMTLRERAPIHFDIVAVNLDQKQPNFPADILPAYLTELGVAFHIENQDTYSIVKRLIPEGKTTCSLCSRLRRGILYRVADELGANKIALGHHRDDILETFFLNMFFGGKLKGMPAKLVSDDGKHMVIRPLAYVKEEDTTRYAEVKNFPIIPCDLCGSQENLQRKQIKAMLRDWEKKHPGRVESVFSSLSTVIPSHLMDRNLFGFTDLKTDGVANPLGDIAFDEEPCSTPAAGVIPLQAQ from the coding sequence ATGAACGCCGTGATCGATACGCCAGTGAGCGAGAAGGCCGCCGAGAAGGTCGCCTACGAAAACAACAAGCTGCACAAGCGCCTGTGCCGCCTCGTCGGCCAGGCCATCGGCGACTTCAACATGATCGAGGACGGCGACAAGGTCATGGTCTGCCTGTCCGGCGGCAAGGACAGCTACGCCCTGCTTGACATCCTGATGACGCTGCGCGAACGCGCGCCGATCCACTTCGACATCGTCGCCGTCAACCTGGACCAGAAGCAGCCGAACTTCCCGGCCGATATCCTGCCCGCCTACCTGACGGAGCTGGGCGTGGCGTTCCACATCGAGAACCAGGATACCTACAGCATCGTCAAGCGCCTGATCCCCGAAGGGAAGACCACGTGCTCGCTGTGCTCGCGCCTGCGCCGCGGCATCCTGTATCGCGTGGCGGATGAATTGGGCGCGAACAAGATCGCGCTGGGCCACCACCGCGACGACATCCTCGAGACCTTCTTCCTGAATATGTTCTTCGGCGGGAAGCTCAAGGGCATGCCGGCCAAGCTGGTATCGGACGACGGCAAGCACATGGTGATCCGCCCGCTGGCCTACGTGAAGGAAGAAGACACCACGCGCTACGCGGAAGTGAAAAACTTCCCGATCATCCCGTGCGACCTGTGCGGCTCGCAGGAAAACCTGCAGCGCAAGCAGATCAAGGCGATGCTGCGCGACTGGGAAAAGAAGCACCCGGGCCGCGTGGAAAGCGTGTTCTCGTCGCTGTCCACCGTGATTCCGTCGCACCTGATGGACCGCAACCTGTTCGGCTTCACGGACCTGAAAACGGATGGCGTGGCCAATCCGCTGGGCGATATCGCGTTTGACGAGGAGCCGTGTTCGACGCCGGCCGCTGGCGTGATTCCGTTGCAGGCGCAGTAA
- a CDS encoding dihydroneopterin aldolase, with protein MLSALTHPRLQDCRRLFLRNYEVQINIGVHDFEKKGEQRVLINVDLYIPLAVSTPKADELHEVVDYDFMRETIARRMAQGHVHLQETLCDDVVQAMLAHPRVRAVRVSTMKPDVYPDCEGVGVEVFRIKDDV; from the coding sequence ATGCTGTCCGCCCTCACCCATCCCCGCCTGCAGGACTGCCGCCGGCTGTTCCTGCGTAATTACGAAGTGCAGATCAATATCGGCGTGCACGATTTCGAGAAGAAGGGCGAACAGCGCGTCCTGATCAACGTCGACCTGTACATCCCGCTGGCTGTCTCGACGCCGAAGGCCGACGAACTGCACGAAGTCGTCGACTATGACTTCATGCGCGAAACGATCGCCCGCCGCATGGCCCAAGGCCACGTGCATCTGCAGGAAACGCTGTGCGACGATGTCGTGCAGGCCATGCTGGCGCACCCGCGCGTGCGCGCCGTGCGCGTGTCGACGATGAAGCCGGACGTGTATCCGGATTGCGAAGGCGTGGGCGTCGAAGTCTTCCGCATCAAGGACGACGTATGA
- a CDS encoding SDR family oxidoreductase, with product MTTNPTAPVVLVTGAGRRIGRAIALGMAAAGWDVAVHYRASRDEALDVVGAIQALGRRAVALHADLADEAAVKALVPAAAAALGRVSCVVNNASRFDYDSAADFSLAQLDAHMHANLGAPLLLAQSLHSHTPAGGQAVVVNLLDQKLYNLNPDFLSYTLSKAALHTATTMLAQALAPTLRVVGVAPGITMVSGDQSEAGFAKAHTQTPLGRSSTPEDVVAAVLYAATARAVTGTTLLVDGGQHLMPLPRDVMFIAQ from the coding sequence ATGACTACCAACCCGACCGCCCCGGTCGTACTCGTGACAGGCGCCGGCCGCCGCATCGGCCGGGCCATCGCGCTGGGCATGGCGGCCGCCGGCTGGGACGTGGCCGTGCATTACCGCGCCTCGCGCGACGAAGCGCTGGACGTCGTCGGCGCGATCCAGGCGCTGGGCCGGCGCGCCGTGGCGCTGCATGCCGACCTGGCCGACGAAGCCGCCGTCAAAGCTCTGGTGCCTGCTGCCGCCGCGGCGCTGGGCCGCGTGAGCTGCGTCGTCAACAACGCCTCGCGATTCGATTACGACAGCGCGGCGGACTTCTCGCTGGCGCAGCTGGACGCGCACATGCATGCCAATCTCGGTGCGCCGCTGCTGCTGGCGCAGTCGCTGCACAGCCACACGCCGGCGGGCGGACAGGCCGTTGTCGTCAACCTGCTGGACCAGAAGCTGTACAATCTCAATCCCGATTTTTTGTCGTACACCCTGTCGAAAGCGGCGCTGCACACGGCCACGACGATGCTGGCCCAGGCGCTTGCGCCGACGCTGCGCGTGGTTGGCGTGGCGCCGGGGATCACCATGGTGTCCGGCGACCAGAGCGAAGCGGGCTTCGCCAAGGCGCACACGCAAACGCCGCTGGGCCGCTCCAGCACACCGGAGGACGTCGTCGCCGCCGTGCTGTATGCGGCCACCGCCCGCGCCGTGACGGGAACGACCCTGCTGGTCGACGGCGGCCAGCACCTGATGCCCCTGCCGCGCGACGTGATGTTCATCGCACAATAA
- a CDS encoding class I SAM-dependent methyltransferase yields the protein MSLPAPSADALAASHALQHRIAADIAQHEGAISFASFMEQALYAPDLGYYSGGAAKLGKDGDFTTAPEMSPLFGAAVAHVAAAIIAQSAPRILEFGAGTGKLARDILTELAALGIAVESYAIVELSGELRARQQEALRDFPQVTWLDGFPERFDGVIVGNEVLDAMPVDLVTKTADGWRALDVTIADGRFAHVPTALTTAQGEQLARQIPDANELPEGYVTELHGTACGFMGSVGALLAGGRGAAILLDYGFPGHEFYHPDRSTGTLMCHYRHHAHDDPFYLPGLQDITAHVDFTAAALAAQDAGADVLAYMNQAAFLLAAGIGDLLLRTDPADSQRYLPQANAVHKLLSPAEMGELFKVLIVGKDVALPPALADADRAHRL from the coding sequence ATGTCACTTCCCGCACCTTCCGCCGATGCGCTGGCCGCGTCGCACGCTCTGCAGCACCGCATCGCCGCCGACATCGCCCAGCACGAGGGCGCCATTTCGTTCGCCAGCTTCATGGAACAGGCGCTGTATGCGCCGGACCTCGGCTATTACAGCGGCGGTGCCGCCAAGCTCGGCAAGGATGGCGATTTTACAACCGCGCCGGAGATGTCGCCGCTGTTCGGCGCAGCCGTGGCCCATGTCGCGGCCGCCATTATCGCCCAAAGCGCCCCACGCATCCTGGAATTCGGCGCCGGCACGGGCAAGCTGGCGCGCGACATCCTGACGGAACTGGCCGCGCTGGGCATTGCCGTCGAGAGCTATGCGATCGTGGAATTGTCCGGCGAACTGCGCGCGCGCCAGCAGGAGGCGCTGCGCGACTTCCCGCAGGTGACGTGGCTGGACGGCTTTCCCGAGCGGTTCGACGGCGTCATCGTCGGCAACGAAGTGCTCGACGCGATGCCGGTGGACCTTGTCACGAAAACGGCCGACGGCTGGCGCGCGCTGGACGTGACGATTGCGGACGGCCGCTTCGCGCACGTGCCGACCGCGTTGACAACGGCGCAGGGCGAGCAGCTGGCGCGCCAGATCCCGGATGCGAACGAGCTGCCGGAAGGCTACGTGACGGAGCTGCACGGCACCGCCTGCGGCTTCATGGGCAGCGTCGGCGCCTTGCTCGCCGGCGGCAGGGGCGCGGCGATCCTGCTCGATTACGGCTTTCCCGGCCACGAGTTCTATCACCCGGACCGCAGCACGGGCACGCTGATGTGCCACTACCGCCATCACGCGCATGACGATCCGTTCTATCTGCCGGGGCTGCAGGACATCACGGCCCACGTCGACTTCACGGCGGCCGCGCTGGCGGCGCAGGATGCCGGGGCGGACGTGCTGGCGTACATGAACCAGGCCGCGTTCCTGCTGGCGGCCGGCATCGGCGACCTGCTGCTGCGCACCGATCCCGCCGATTCGCAACGCTACCTGCCGCAGGCGAACGCCGTGCACAAGCTGCTGTCGCCGGCGGAAATGGGCGAATTGTTCAAGGTGCTCATCGTCGGCAAGGATGTGGCGCTGCCGCCCGCGCTGGCGGATGCCGACCGCGCGCACCGGCTGTAG
- a CDS encoding J domain-containing protein: protein MGKIHTHYDNLKVARGAPQEVIRAAYKALSQKYHPDKNFGDEKAARIMAIVNTAYDTLADPQRRKEHDDWIAQEEFEVEWLESTRDDSQRSVDGPAQAWADGPEPRRRPVRLLRNWRWWLTAAGCLALGWAAGVMTVTEPRQVSTVLASAWGGTPAGPAAGASRLYPRADSEEQDGWSTGPAGSNPSEAESPGAPPVKVVALSQIVLPDASGECENETPALVAPNGEPWPTRSGYVPGFLVANKGHDMQLTLDNGVNAFPVFIKVYDLERRSNVRYVFVQAHEKYVVEDLATGRYEIRYQNIDLAGKNPCSKRQAG, encoded by the coding sequence ATGGGAAAGATACATACACACTATGACAACCTGAAAGTGGCGCGCGGCGCGCCGCAGGAAGTCATACGTGCCGCGTACAAGGCACTGAGCCAGAAATACCATCCCGACAAGAATTTTGGCGACGAAAAGGCCGCCCGGATCATGGCGATCGTCAACACGGCTTACGACACGCTGGCGGACCCGCAACGGCGCAAGGAGCACGACGACTGGATCGCCCAGGAAGAATTTGAAGTCGAGTGGCTGGAAAGCACCCGCGACGACAGCCAGCGTTCCGTCGACGGTCCGGCGCAGGCCTGGGCCGACGGGCCGGAGCCGCGCCGCAGGCCCGTCCGGCTGCTGCGCAACTGGCGCTGGTGGCTCACGGCTGCCGGCTGCCTGGCGCTGGGCTGGGCGGCTGGCGTGATGACGGTGACCGAGCCGCGCCAGGTATCGACCGTGCTGGCGTCCGCCTGGGGCGGCACGCCCGCGGGCCCGGCGGCCGGTGCGAGCCGGTTGTATCCGCGGGCGGACAGCGAAGAGCAGGATGGCTGGAGCACTGGCCCGGCCGGCAGCAATCCGTCCGAAGCGGAATCGCCCGGGGCACCGCCGGTCAAGGTGGTGGCGCTGTCGCAGATCGTCCTGCCCGATGCCAGCGGCGAGTGCGAAAACGAAACGCCCGCGCTGGTCGCGCCCAATGGCGAGCCGTGGCCCACTCGCTCAGGGTACGTACCGGGCTTCCTGGTGGCGAACAAGGGGCACGACATGCAGCTGACCCTGGATAACGGCGTCAACGCTTTCCCCGTCTTCATCAAGGTGTACGACCTGGAGCGCCGGTCCAATGTGCGCTACGTGTTCGTGCAGGCACACGAAAAATACGTCGTCGAGGATCTGGCGACGGGGCGGTATGAGATCCGCTACCAGAACATTGATCTGGCCGGCAAAAACCCCTGCTCAAAACGCCAGGCCGGCTAA
- a CDS encoding chemotaxis protein CheW, protein MQDNQDQLNAAVDGAGREFLAFTLGREEYGIDILKVQEIRGYEAVTRIANAPDFIKGVINLRGIIIPVVDMRIKFHLGEPVYDQFTVVIILNIKGRVVGMVVDSVSDVTTLTPDQIKPAPELGTSFSQEFMLGLGTIGERMLILMDIDKLMSSPDMGLNDPANP, encoded by the coding sequence ATGCAAGACAATCAGGATCAGCTGAACGCCGCCGTCGACGGCGCCGGCCGCGAATTCCTCGCCTTTACGCTCGGCCGCGAGGAATACGGGATCGATATTCTCAAAGTGCAGGAAATCCGCGGCTACGAAGCGGTCACGCGCATCGCCAATGCCCCGGACTTCATCAAGGGCGTCATCAACCTGCGCGGCATCATCATCCCCGTCGTCGACATGCGCATCAAGTTCCACCTGGGCGAACCCGTGTACGACCAGTTCACGGTCGTCATCATCCTCAACATCAAGGGGCGCGTGGTGGGCATGGTGGTGGACAGCGTGTCGGACGTGACGACGCTGACGCCGGACCAGATCAAGCCGGCGCCGGAGCTGGGCACGTCGTTCTCGCAGGAATTCATGCTGGGACTGGGGACGATCGGCGAACGGATGCTGATCCTGATGGATATCGACAAGCTGATGTCGAGCCCGGACATGGGCCTGAACGATCCAGCCAACCCCTGA
- a CDS encoding DUF3369 domain-containing protein, whose translation MTDSTAADDNWLLDEEEDEPAQSRAPDQRQWRVLIVDDDQDVHAVTRLALRNVTFKDRELELFSAYSGREAFDILASTPDIALVLLDVVMETDDAGLVLARRIREELHNAIVRVVLRTGQPGQAPEQRVIVEYDINDYKAKTELTTQKLFTTVISALRAYESLNMLERSRVGLGKILAGATNLYQIHSLREFASGVLNQVSAILDVGADGVLCLMQADAGSASDTLEAGMTVVAATGGYAELAEREHLPADHALAATIAKAFAERKSQYDHPANVLYIRTQEHRDVAISVTPPWPLAQIQRDLLEVFCERIAAAFDNLYMFGQLRKAQEATVIALADLAGYRDGDVQEHARRVRQLSSGIAARMKERGAYPHELTPQLVDMIGLASILHDVGKVAAPDRTPHTEDEHARLGQKVLERAAGMVDGVSYLTYGAQIAGAHHEHFDGSGLPQGLRGTAIPLSARIVSVVDAYDSLTHGRGDDKALPPPAALQSIRERSGSQFDPEVVLALADVIG comes from the coding sequence ATGACGGATTCGACTGCTGCCGATGATAACTGGCTGCTTGACGAAGAGGAAGACGAGCCGGCGCAATCGCGCGCACCGGACCAGCGGCAATGGCGTGTGCTGATCGTCGACGATGATCAGGACGTGCATGCGGTGACCCGGCTGGCATTGCGCAACGTGACGTTCAAGGACCGCGAGCTGGAACTGTTTTCCGCCTACAGCGGGCGCGAAGCCTTCGACATCCTCGCCAGTACGCCCGATATCGCCCTGGTGCTGCTGGACGTGGTCATGGAAACCGATGACGCCGGCCTCGTCCTGGCGCGTCGCATCCGCGAGGAGTTGCACAATGCCATCGTACGTGTCGTGCTGCGCACCGGCCAGCCGGGGCAGGCGCCGGAGCAGCGCGTCATCGTCGAATACGACATCAACGACTACAAGGCCAAGACGGAGCTGACGACGCAGAAGCTGTTCACTACGGTGATCTCGGCGCTGCGCGCGTACGAGAGCCTGAACATGCTGGAACGCAGCCGGGTCGGCCTCGGCAAGATCCTGGCCGGCGCGACGAACCTGTACCAGATCCACTCGCTGCGCGAATTCGCGTCGGGCGTGTTGAACCAGGTTTCTGCCATTCTCGACGTTGGAGCCGACGGGGTGCTGTGCCTGATGCAGGCGGACGCGGGCAGCGCTTCCGACACCCTCGAGGCCGGCATGACGGTCGTCGCCGCCACGGGCGGCTACGCCGAGCTGGCCGAGCGCGAACACCTGCCTGCCGATCATGCGCTGGCGGCGACGATCGCCAAAGCGTTCGCGGAGCGGAAAAGCCAGTACGATCACCCCGCCAACGTGTTGTACATCCGCACGCAGGAGCACCGCGACGTGGCGATTTCCGTCACGCCGCCATGGCCGCTGGCGCAGATCCAGCGCGACCTGCTGGAAGTGTTCTGCGAGCGCATCGCCGCCGCGTTCGACAACCTGTACATGTTCGGCCAGTTGCGCAAGGCGCAGGAAGCCACCGTCATCGCGCTGGCCGACCTGGCGGGCTACCGCGATGGCGACGTGCAGGAGCATGCGCGCCGGGTGCGGCAGCTGTCGTCCGGCATTGCCGCGCGCATGAAGGAGCGGGGCGCCTACCCGCACGAGCTGACGCCGCAACTGGTCGACATGATCGGCCTAGCCAGCATCCTGCACGATGTCGGCAAGGTGGCGGCGCCGGACCGGACGCCGCACACGGAAGACGAACACGCGCGGCTGGGGCAGAAGGTGCTGGAGCGGGCGGCGGGAATGGTCGACGGCGTCAGCTACCTGACCTACGGCGCGCAGATCGCCGGCGCACACCATGAACACTTCGACGGCAGCGGCTTGCCGCAGGGGCTGCGGGGCACGGCGATCCCGCTGTCGGCACGGATTGTTTCCGTGGTGGACGCGTACGACTCGCTGACGCACGGACGCGGCGACGACAAGGCGTTGCCGCCACCGGCAGCGCTGCAATCGATCCGCGAACGCAGCGGCAGCCAGTTCGACCCGGAAGTCGTGCTGGCGCTGGCCGACGTCATCGGTTGA